The window GGGTCCTAACCGAGGAATGTTTAATTTGGCCATGAAAATGCCTTTGACCCAGGAATTTACTCTTTCTACGGATATCAATTACTGGACGGATCCCTATATCATGGAGGACTTTCTTTGGAATACTTACATGTATAACCGGCAGCCTGACAACATGGCTTGGCTGAATTATTACAATCCTAATTTTAGTGCCGATCTTTTAGTAAGAGATAACTTGATGCCCTTTTTCAATTCTATAAACCGCCTCCCCGAGCTTTCCATCATGACCAACCGCACCCGGATTTTCAATACCCCTATTGCCTACCAATCCCGGTATAGCGTGGTGAATTTCGAAGAGCAATTTTCGAATCTTAACTTTACCCCGGGCAATATCTTCGGCCTTTTTTATCCATGGCAACCTCTCAACCGTTTTGTTTTTCCTTTGGCCAGGACCCAAACCCTGAGCCCTCAGCAGCTTCTTTCCTTGCCTGCACCCTACTACCTGAGCAATTATGGGGGATATCGGTGGGATACCTACCAAGAACTGAGCTATCCTAAAGAATATTTTCATTGGCTTTCGGTTACGCCCCGTATTGGATTTGAAGGGACATATTGGAGTGACCAGAATGTCTTAAGCATGGTTCCAACCGCCAGTCGGTTAGATTTTAGCAGGGCTCTTTTTGTAGCCGGTCTTGAAAGTTCATTCAAACTTTCTAAAGTTTGGGAAGACGTCGAGCTGTCTGCCTTGGGGATCCATGGAATAAGGCATGTCATTCAACCCTTTATGAATTTTCAGTATATCCCCAATCCCTATGATAATCCGTATCAAGTTTTAGGTTTCGATAACTTCATGCCCACGATTACTCCTCCCGTGATCAACCTTATGAATTATCCTTCGATCGACTCCCTTTTTGGAATGACTTACTTAAGGACGGGAATCCGGCAGAGGATTCAAACCAAGAGGGATGGGAGCACATATAACCTTGCGGATTTTACGGTGTTTGTGGATGCCAACTGGGATAGAAAATACAACCAGCTTTTAATTCCCATGAGCGACACCGTAGACGAGGTCTATGGGGTGGTCGATTTTAACCCGGTTCCTTGGATAAACTTGCATTCTGATATTGCGTTGCCGACATGTGATCTAGGATACACCAACTGGACTACCGCCATCACTTACCAGTTTCATCGAGCCAACGACCTTACTTTTGGTTATTCCTATTTGGATAACGTGCAGGTACCGGTTAGCTTTCTCCCCATTCCGTTGACGGGTACATTTCCTGCCCTTGTTAATGGGGTACCCAACTTGAATGGATCGATACTCACCGCTTATTCACAGGCCTTTATTGGATTGCAGAACACCGTTTTCGTTTCTGATTTTTGGAGGATAAACAAGGATTGGCAGGTCATGGGGATGATTACTTATCAAGGAACAGGAAGTTACATACCCTTTGAAAATTTTACCATTTATAGAGATCTCCAAGACTGGGTATTTTCTTTTAATTTCCAAAACATCATGTTTCCGGGTAGTCCATCGATGCAAATGTATTACATCGCTTTTACCTTAAAGGCATTCCCATCGCTCAAGGTTGACTATGGTTGGGGAAATGGCATGTGAGAGATTCTGGAGGTTGTGAAAATTCCGTGGGAAGGCCGTCAATACTCTTGGCGTTTTTTTCCAGCCAGTATTTTCGTATGCCCTTTTCTCCTTTCTTATTTGACCAGCGGATAAGCTCTTCTCTGTTTCCCATGAATTGAAATAAAGGAACGCCAAATCCACAGGAAGTGCTCACCAAATCGACGGACATTTCGATAATCTGCCTTGAACCGGGAAGCGAAGGGAAACGGCCGATCAATTCTTCCCACCTTTTTTCCCATGGATGGATCGCTTTGCCTTTTCCATAAAGCCTCAAAATCAGGGGAGCCCCTTCGAAAGAACAAAACATCAGAGTTATGCGCCCATCGACTTGAAGATGGGCAGCGGTCTCATTCCCACTTCCGGTCAGGTTGAGCCAGAGGAGCTTTTGAGGGCTCAAAATGCGCAGGGTATCCAGACCTTTTGGAGAAATATTAATTCGACTGGAAGAGGTAGCCGTGGCCACAAAAAAAATTTTTTGACCGAGTATAAAATCTTTCAGTTCAGGAGTAATTTCCTTGTAGCTTTTTCCCATGGTTTAATAACCTATCTTTTTTGGATAGCGTTTGTCGAGTTCAAGATTGAGCAGGAGCACATTCACCACCCGTTCACCCAGTATCCCCCAAGTGGGAGCCTCCGTATGTTTGCGCAGCAGCTCTTCGATGGACTTTGGATCTGCTTTCCTTTCGTGGGCGACTCGGGGAACTTGAAGAAGGCCGTTTTCAAAGCTGATATGAGGGTCTAAACCACTTGCCGATGCACAGACCGCATCGGAAGGAACAGGGGTTGTGGGAGAAAGGGCGTTTTCCTTTCTATATCTTAGCGTCCTTTCTCTTAGGGTATCGATCAAGGCTAAGGAAGAGGGAGCGAGATTTGAGCCTCCAGAACTCAAGCCATCATAGTCTGAAGCTGAAGGCCTGGAATGAAAATACCAGGGGGAGTCGAATTTCTGGCCTATCAAGGCCGAACCGATTACATTTCCCGTTGCATCTTTAATCAAGCTTCCTTCAGATTGGTAAGGGAAAAAAATTTTCCCAACGATAAAAACAGCAAGAGGATAGAGCCCGCCAAGGAGAAGGGTTAACAAGAAGGTGATTTTTAAAGAAAGGATCAACAAAGAAAATATTTTCATGGCAAGAAGCTAGGCAAGATGGAGAAAAAATAACAACTCGTCGATGATTTTTATCCCGATAAAGGGGGCGATGATCCCCCCAAGTCCATAAATTAAAATATTTTTGATCAAGAGTGCCTCGGATGAAATCGTTTTTAGTTTGACGCCTTTCAGGGCAATGGGGATGAGTGAAACAATGATAAGAGCATTAAATATAACGGCACTGAGAATGGCGCTTTCGGGAGTACGCAGGTGCATAATGTTAAGGGGAGAGATTTCAGGAAAGGTGGAGATGAGCATGGCAGGAATGATGGCAAAATATTTAGCCACGTCATTGGCGATGCTAAAAGTGGTTAATGCTCCCCGGGTGATGAGAAGTTGTTTGCCGATTTCAACAATTTCTATGAGTTTCGTCGGATTGCTATCGAGATCAACCATGTTTCCCGCCTCTCTTGCCGCTTGAGTTCCTGTGTTCATGGCCACTCCCACATCGGCTTGGGCTAAAGCGGGAGCATCATTTGTCCCATCCCCGGCCATGGCAACAAGATGGCCTTGGGCTTGTTCTTGCCTGATCCTTTTAAGCTTTTGTTCAGGAGTGACTTGGGCCATGAAATCGTCTACCCCCGCTTCTGCTGCTATAGCCGCTGCCGTCAGGGGGTTATCACCCGTGATCATGATGGTTTTAATGCCCATTTTCCTGAGCCTTGCAAAACGCTCCCGGATTCCTCCTTTGACGATGTCCTTAAGCTCAATGACCCCAAGTACCTCTTTGCCTTCAACGACGACTAGAGGAGTTCCCCCGGTTTTGGCTACTGTTGCGACAATTTCTTTTACCGGCTGGGGGAATGTGCCCCCTGTCTCCTGCAAATATTCTTCAATGGCATCCATTGCCCCTTTGCGTATTTTTCTTTCGCAACAGGAGCCGTCGGCAGAATAAAAATCGACACCACTCATACGGGTTTTGGCGGAGAAAGGAATGAACTTGGCGCGGTTGTCGAGCACTTCCCTGCCTCTTAATCCATGTTTTTCTTTCGCCAAGATAACAATCGATCTTCCTTCGGGAGTTTCATCGGCAAGGCTGGCCAGTTGTGCAGCATCGACAAGCCTAAAATGATCTATGCCCGGCGCAGGTATAAATTGGGTAGCCATGCGGTTGCCAAGGGTAATCGTGCCCGTTTTATCAAGCAGAAGCACATCGATATCGCCGGCGGCTTCCACCGCTCGGCCGCTGGTAGCTATGACGTTATGCTGGACCAGCCTATCGATCCCTGCAATACCGATAGCACTGAGCAATCCCCCGATAGTTGTAGGGATCAGGCAAACCATCAGGCTCGATAAGATGGGAATCGATACGGGAAGATGGGAATATTTTAAAAAGGGAACAAGAGTAAGGACAACCAATAAGAAGATAAAGGTTAGAGAAGCCAAGAGTATGGTCAAAGCAATTTCGTTAGGGGTTTTTTGTCTTTTTGCCCCTTCAACCATATCGATCATCCGGTCCAGGAAAGTGTTTCCCGGCTCAGAAGTAATTCTTATGACAATCCGATCGCTGATTACCCTTGTGCCCCCTGTAACCGCACTTCTATCTCCACCGCTTTCTCGGATTACAGGTGCAGACTCCCCGGTTATGGCTGATTCATCTACCGTTGCAGCCCCTTCTATCACTTCGCCATCCGAAGGGATCGTATCTCCGGCCACGCAAACGACGATGTCACCTTTTTTTAGCTCTTGGGCATTGACCATTTCTTCTTTTCCATTAACGAGCTTTTTGGCGACCGTGATCGTCCTACTCTTTTTTAAACTCTCTGCTTGGGCTTTCCCTCGACTTTCGGCTATCGCCTCGGCAAAATTGGCAAACAAAACGGTAAACCATAACCAGAGACAGATCTGGGAAGTAAAAAGGAGAGGTTCGGAGGAACGGGGAATTTCAATCGTGGTCACCAAGGCCCCGATTTCGGTTACGAAAATGACCGGGTTTTTCCAAAGGCTAAGAGGATTGAGTTTAAAAAAAGCATCTTTGATAGCCTCAAGAATAAGGGAATAATTCCAGAAAGAAGGAGACTTTAAAGTTTTCATCTTTTAAAAGGATTTCCCCATCCCGATCATAAAATGTTCCAGAATAGGACCAACGGTAAGGGCGGGAAAGAAGTTGAGGGCAGCCAGAAGAAAAATCGTTGCGCCAAGAACGAAAATAAACAGCCACCCTCCTGTAGGGAAAACCGTTTGACTGGCGTAGCGTTTCTGGTTGGCAAGGGAACCGGCTATAGCAAGAATGGGAATAAGAACAAAGTATCTTCCCAAAAACATGGCTACACCAAGGAGAAGGGCAAAGGGCTTTGAAGTCGCATTCAAACCTCCGAAAGCACTTCCGTTGTTTTCCGTGGTTGAGGTAAAGGCGTAAAGGACCTCGGTCAGGCCATGAGGCCCTTTATTGCCCAGTGCCGCAGTCCCCCACGAAGAATTCAAAGCCAAGGCGGATAACCCAAGGATGAGGACATACTGGATCATAAGAGCCAAAACCGCCATCTTGATCTCGTAGCTTCCGATCCTTTTCCCCAAGTACCCCGGTGTGCGGCCGATCATAAGGCCAAAGAGAAATACCGAGAGAATGACAAAAAGAAGAATGCCGTATAAACCGGAACCGACTCCTCCGAAGATCAGTTCTCCAAGCCCCATGTTGAATAAAGGGATCATCCCTGCAAGGGGTTGAAAGGAATCATGCAGGGAATTTACGGCCCCGCAGGAAGCCAGTGTGGTCACGGAGGCAAAAAAGCTCGAATCGAATATTCCAAAACGCATTTCTTTGCCTTCCATGTTGAGCTGGTTTTTAATACCGAGGCTGCTAAAAAGGGGGTTCCCCGCCTGTTCAAAGATAAAGCAACTTAGGGTCAGGATGAGAAAACAGAAGGTCATTGTCAGCCAGATAGACCACCCATGACCCAGTTTTTTGCAGCTCAGGCCAAAGTAGTAAGTGAGCGCACTGGGAATGAGGAAAATGGAAAGCATTTCTACAAAATTAGAAAGCGGGGTAGGATTTTCGTAAGGGTGAGCGGAATTGGCGTTTAAGAATCCTCCCCCGTTGGTTCCAAGGAGCTTAATGGCTTCTTGGGAAGCGATAGGTCCTTGTGGAAGTTTAACGGGTAAGTTTGCCAAAGAACTTTTTAGCTCAAGGGGAATATAGGAAACATAGGCATTGAAATTTTGAGGAACTCCTTGAGAAAGGAGAATGATCGCTATAAAAAGAGATAGGGGCAGGAGCAGATAATAGTGGATCCGGATAAGATCCACCCAGCAGTTCCCTACAGTTTTCATCTCGGTTCGTACAATGCCTCTTACCAATGCGGCTGCGGCGGCAATCCCGGTTGCAGCCGAAGTGAAGTTGGGCACGGCAAGGCCAAACATTTGGGCAAAGTAAGAAACTTGCTTTTCCGGGACGTAAGATTGCCAGTTGGTGTTAGTTGCAAAACTGATAGCGGTATTGAAGGCTATATGGGGAGCCATCGGTCCGATTTTTTCGGGGTTTAGGGGAAGTATAGACTGTAATCTAAGAATAAGATAGCTCACCAGAATGCCGACAAAATTAAAGCAGAGAAGGCCAACGGCATATTCAATCCAACTTTGCTCTTTTGATCTGTCGATGGAACAGAGCTTGTAAGTCAAGTTTTCCAAGGGTTTTAAGATTGGATCGAAAACCGTTTTGCCCTCTTTATCGAGAACTTTATAAAGGTGAGTTCCAAGAGGTATGTTTAATACCGCAAGCAAGGCGATGAACAATCCAAGTTCTATCCCTGGAGAAGTATTCATGTTGTAATGGGCTCTAAAATTTCTCAGGCCATAGGATTACGGCCAACAAGTAAATGAGAAGACAGATCGAAAGGCAAAGCAGAAAAACAAGCATAGGTGAAGAGCGAACCTTACAACATTCTTTATATTTTTTCGCATCCCATACAATAGAATAGGCTAATTAAAAAAAGCATAACAAAGAAACATAGCATAAGGAAATCGCTCATAAGCTAATAGTAGTTATTTTTGTCTTGTTGAGGAGTTAAAAGATTTGGAGAAGATATAAAAATTGTATAAAAATGAAAGTCATTTGAGAAGGTCTTGGGGATCGATGTCTATTCTAAGGGTAATACCTAATGTTTCCTTTCTGTCTAAAAGAATTTCCCTTAGTTTTTGACTGGCTTCCAAGACCTTCAAGGAGCGAATGAACAACTGGTAATGATATTGGCTTTTGACCTTGACGATCGGTGCTGGAGAGGGGGTTCCAACAAGGGTTGTATCATCTTCAATCTTTTCCTTGATTTCCCTGGTTAAAACCTGGGCTAAGTATTTTACTTTTTCTTCTGGATTACCGACAAAGCGGATCATGATCGCCCTATAGAAAGGAGGATAGGAAAGGCTTTTCCTAAATTCCAATTCTTGCTCGGCAAAGCCGAGATAATCATGATGTCTTGCAAATTGAATAGCGGGATGATAGGGAGTTCGTGTCTGTATATAAACCTCTCCCTCGATGCTTCCTCTTCCGGATCGACCTGAAACTTGAAGGAGTTGTTGAAAGCTTTTTTCCGAGGCTCGGAAATCAGGAAGGTGAAGGAGGCTGTCGATAGAAACAATGCCGACTAAGCTGACATGGGGAAAATCCAGGCCCTTGGCGACCATCTGGGTGCCTACAAGGATATCATAATCATGCTGGCTGAATGCTCTCAGGGCCTGCTCTAAATCTCCCTTTTTCCTTATTGTATCCGAATCCATCCTGAGAATTCTTGCCGCAGGGAACAATTTTCGTATGGATTCCTCGACTTTTTCAGTACCACTTCCAAGAAACTTAAATTTTCCGGCCTTGCAAACGGGACAAAACGAAGGAAAAGAAGAGCTGTAATTGCAGAGATGGCAGTTTAAAACCCCGGGAATTTTATGATAACTCAAGGAAATCGAACAGTTTGGACAAGGCAATACATATCCACAGCTAGAACATTGAAGGGAGGAAGAATATCCCCGATGATTAATGTAGAGAATAACTTGCTCTTTTTTGTCCAACCTTTTTTCAATCGCTTCCTTAAGTTCCCTGGAGATTAATTCTTCTGTATTCGATAAAGGTTTTTGGGTTTCGGTTTTAGAAGCCCGCTGTTTTTGTTTTCTTAGGTCGATGATACTCACCAGGGGCAGTTTTCTTTCTTCTACCCTCTTTTTAAGCTCGACCAAGTTATACTTGGCATTGAGGGCATTGTAATAAGATTCCAGCGAAGGGGTTGCTGAACCTAAAAGAACAAGACTTCCCTCTAGCCGACCACGCATGACGGCTACGTCTCTTCCGTGATACCTGGGACTCTCTTCTTGTTTGAAAGAACTTTCGTGTTCTTCATCAACGATAATTAAGCCAAGGGAGCGGAAGGGAGCGAAAATGGCCGATCTTGTTCCAATGAGAATATCGATTTGATTAGCAAGAACTTGATTCCAAAGGTGGGCCTTTTCTCCACGAGAAATTCGACTGTGCCAACAGCCAAGAGTATAGCTAGAGGCAAATCGGGCATGGATTCGTTCTAGAAGCTGGGGAGTCAGGGCGATTTCGGGAACGAGGAAAAGGACCTGTTTTTTTTGAGTCAAGCATCTTGCCATCGCATGCAGGTAAACTTCAGTCTTGCCGCTGCCGGTAACTCCGAAAAGAAGAATGGGCTTTGGCTTGGGATCCTCTAGTTGTTGCCCAATGAAATCAAGGGCTTTTCTTTGTTCTTCGGTCAGGTTTTGAGGTGGAGTATAACATGGGAAAATGGGAGGGGAGGAGGCCTTTTTTTTCTCCGTTAAAACCGCCCTGAGCAGTCCTTTTTCTAAAAGTTTATTCCAGGTTCTCCTGGGGATTCCTGTCTTTTGAGGGAGCTCCGAGAGTCGAACAGGATGGAATTTTTGAAGATAAGCTAAGGCTTCCTTTTCTTTCTTTGCCCTTTTATGCTTGTTTTGAAAAAGGAGGAGATCAAGGTCGGGGGCCAGGGATAGCAAAAGATCTTGCTTGGGTTTGACAGCCGATCTTACCGACTGGGGAAGTGCGGCTTGTAGAGCGGAGAGAAGTGGCGCGCAATAATAATTAGCTATCCACCGGCAGAGTTTAAGTATGTTTGGAGGAACCGTTAATTGCTGATTTTCAAGCCGCAGAATGGGTTTAAGGCGTTCGGATTTTTGTTTTTCAAGGATATCAACGACTATTCCTCGACTAAATCCCTTTTTTAAGGGGACGCGAACATAAGATCCAAGGACAATCTCTTTTTCCAGTTCTTCGGGGATACAATAATCGAGCAAAAAGTCCCTTTTGTTGTCCAATAAAACTCGAGCCACGTGGAGATCGGGCGAGGAGGGAGGAGGAAAAAAAAATCCCTGTTCCATGATAAAGGCCATTTAAAATAAACAAAAGAAAGAAAGGCATACAAAGAAATCTTTGGAAAAAAGGATAAAGGACAAAGAGAAATCTTCTTTTTTAATCCTTAATTTTATGGGATCATTAAAACAGATATGACAACAGATAAGATATACAAGATCGTCCATGTGGTCGGCATTTCCGATGAGAGTATTCAGCAAGCGGTGCGTAATGCTATTGAAAGGGCGGGGAAAACCCTCCGCAACCTGGATTGGTTTGAGGTGAATGAAATCAGGGGATCAATTAAAGAGGGCAAGCCCGTATTCCAAGTTGAAGTAAGAATTGGTTTTAGATTGGAAGACTGACGATAGATTCCCTTGCTTTAATATGGGGAAGCCAACCGGGTTCATTTAGTAAAGAATTTTCAAAGGGGATTTTTCCCAGTTTTGGAGGATAGCGATTCCTTCCTCTCTCAAAAGCTGGATAGCCTGGATTTTTCTTTGGCAAACGGGCTTGCCCAGTTCTTCGTAAAGGAAAGCGTCTCGAAAACCGATGCCTTGAACATCTTCCTTGCCGCAAGCGTAATAAACTTTGCTTATCCCCGCCCAGTATATTGCAGAAAGACACATCGGGCAAGGTTCGCAGCTTGTATAAATAATCGATCCCTCCAGATCAAAGTGGGAAATTTTTTTGGCTGCTCTTTGAATGGCAAGAATTTCTGCATGGGCTGTCGGGTCGAGACGGGATAACACTTCATTATGAGCAAGTCCTATGGCTTCCTCCTGCAAAACCACTACGGCTCCGAAAGGTCCTCCTTCTCCTTGTTCCGAGCCGTATTGGGCTAGTTTTAAAGCAAGTCTCAACCAGTAGTTATGTTTTTCATTGTCCTCCGGAATGGAAGCATCCAAGGTTGCCATACCAAGAATAGTTTAATTGTTTTAAGGACAAACCCCAAGGTATAATCCCTGTAGAAAGAGAATATTAAAGATCGATATTTTTTTCTTCTCAACCTTTTTCCGGATCGATAAGCCCGGTGGGCTGTTCTTGAGAATTAAAAAATAAGGTAAAGTCTGCCACCCATTACAGGGGATCGATTTTCTTTTCTCCAACCGCTTTCGGTGTTTTTTTTCCCCTTACCCAAACTACGGGAATATCCCGGATTTTTTTTTTAACCTTTTTCTTGTTAAACTCCTTTTAGATGCAATTGGGATGGCTAGAAATCACCCTTTTTTCCATTGTCCTGACCATTGTTGTTTCGGCTCTATTTGTCCGAGGGAAAAATTGGCTTGATCCCGGCTTTTGGGCTGTTTTTGCTCTTGTCGGCTCCCTGGTCATGTTCAGCGTCCTTTGGTTATTGACTTTTGACAGCTTGAAAAAAATGTCGTTTGGATCGAAAAGAGTGCCTTCGCCAACGGTGATTAACCACCGGGTTGGCTATAGCTATGATCCCGATAGGAAAATGTTTGTTCCTACCATAGGTGAAGAGGAGCTGTTTTTTGGTAAGAAATGGTCCGAAAAGGAAGCTTTTCAACTGATTACCAAGGGGAAATTGGCGATCCAGAGTCGAAATTGCATGGATTGCCATACTCTTTTGGGCAACGGGGCTTATTTTGCTCCTGATCTAACAAAATCCTGGCTCGATCCCAAGTGGGATACGATGATCAAACCAATGGTTGGTGCAGAAACAAAAGAAGAAGCGATATCCAAATGGCTTCAAAATCCGGAGTATTATGCGACCTGGCAAAGGAGGATGCCCAATTTGAAAATCGATGATCAAGAAGCAAGAGCGATTGTCGGATACCTCAAGTTCATGTCGGCTATAGATACAAACGGCTTCCCCGATCATTTTGGTCAATCCGCTTTAGCTTATTGATCTTTTGCTATCGATGAAAAATCCAGGCATTCTTTATGAATCTCAAAAATTAGCCCTTTGGTACTGGGCTTTGGCTGTCGTTCTTTTTGGCTTTCAGCTAATCTTTGGGCTCATCATCTCCTATCAATACCTTCAGCCTGAATTCCTGCACAAGATTTTCAATTTTTCTGTTGGCCGGCTCTTGCATCTCAATGCCATGATCCTTTGGCTCCTTTTCGGGTTTATCGGTGGAATCTACTGGTTTTTGCCCTTGGAAACGCAAAGGGAGATAGTGGGCCTATTTTTAGGAAAAATGGCGTTTGTTTTGATTGCCGTCGCCGTGGGGATTGTGGTCGGCGTTTTCCTCTTGGTACAAATAGGAAAAGCGGATTGGGTTACGCTTTGGTTTATTACCGAGGGAAGAGAATACATTG is drawn from Methylacidiphilum infernorum V4 and contains these coding sequences:
- the priA gene encoding replication restart helicase PriA — protein: MAFIMEQGFFFPPPSSPDLHVARVLLDNKRDFLLDYCIPEELEKEIVLGSYVRVPLKKGFSRGIVVDILEKQKSERLKPILRLENQQLTVPPNILKLCRWIANYYCAPLLSALQAALPQSVRSAVKPKQDLLLSLAPDLDLLLFQNKHKRAKKEKEALAYLQKFHPVRLSELPQKTGIPRRTWNKLLEKGLLRAVLTEKKKASSPPIFPCYTPPQNLTEEQRKALDFIGQQLEDPKPKPILLFGVTGSGKTEVYLHAMARCLTQKKQVLFLVPEIALTPQLLERIHARFASSYTLGCWHSRISRGEKAHLWNQVLANQIDILIGTRSAIFAPFRSLGLIIVDEEHESSFKQEESPRYHGRDVAVMRGRLEGSLVLLGSATPSLESYYNALNAKYNLVELKKRVEERKLPLVSIIDLRKQKQRASKTETQKPLSNTEELISRELKEAIEKRLDKKEQVILYINHRGYSSSLQCSSCGYVLPCPNCSISLSYHKIPGVLNCHLCNYSSSFPSFCPVCKAGKFKFLGSGTEKVEESIRKLFPAARILRMDSDTIRKKGDLEQALRAFSQHDYDILVGTQMVAKGLDFPHVSLVGIVSIDSLLHLPDFRASEKSFQQLLQVSGRSGRGSIEGEVYIQTRTPYHPAIQFARHHDYLGFAEQELEFRKSLSYPPFYRAIMIRFVGNPEEKVKYLAQVLTREIKEKIEDDTTLVGTPSPAPIVKVKSQYHYQLFIRSLKVLEASQKLREILLDRKETLGITLRIDIDPQDLLK
- the kdpA gene encoding potassium-transporting ATPase subunit KdpA; this encodes MNTSPGIELGLFIALLAVLNIPLGTHLYKVLDKEGKTVFDPILKPLENLTYKLCSIDRSKEQSWIEYAVGLLCFNFVGILVSYLILRLQSILPLNPEKIGPMAPHIAFNTAISFATNTNWQSYVPEKQVSYFAQMFGLAVPNFTSAATGIAAAAALVRGIVRTEMKTVGNCWVDLIRIHYYLLLPLSLFIAIILLSQGVPQNFNAYVSYIPLELKSSLANLPVKLPQGPIASQEAIKLLGTNGGGFLNANSAHPYENPTPLSNFVEMLSIFLIPSALTYYFGLSCKKLGHGWSIWLTMTFCFLILTLSCFIFEQAGNPLFSSLGIKNQLNMEGKEMRFGIFDSSFFASVTTLASCGAVNSLHDSFQPLAGMIPLFNMGLGELIFGGVGSGLYGILLFVILSVFLFGLMIGRTPGYLGKRIGSYEIKMAVLALMIQYVLILGLSALALNSSWGTAALGNKGPHGLTEVLYAFTSTTENNGSAFGGLNATSKPFALLLGVAMFLGRYFVLIPILAIAGSLANQKRYASQTVFPTGGWLFIFVLGATIFLLAALNFFPALTVGPILEHFMIGMGKSF
- a CDS encoding dodecin; its protein translation is MTTDKIYKIVHVVGISDESIQQAVRNAIERAGKTLRNLDWFEVNEIRGSIKEGKPVFQVEVRIGFRLED
- the kdpB gene encoding potassium-transporting ATPase subunit KdpB, which codes for MKTLKSPSFWNYSLILEAIKDAFFKLNPLSLWKNPVIFVTEIGALVTTIEIPRSSEPLLFTSQICLWLWFTVLFANFAEAIAESRGKAQAESLKKSRTITVAKKLVNGKEEMVNAQELKKGDIVVCVAGDTIPSDGEVIEGAATVDESAITGESAPVIRESGGDRSAVTGGTRVISDRIVIRITSEPGNTFLDRMIDMVEGAKRQKTPNEIALTILLASLTFIFLLVVLTLVPFLKYSHLPVSIPILSSLMVCLIPTTIGGLLSAIGIAGIDRLVQHNVIATSGRAVEAAGDIDVLLLDKTGTITLGNRMATQFIPAPGIDHFRLVDAAQLASLADETPEGRSIVILAKEKHGLRGREVLDNRAKFIPFSAKTRMSGVDFYSADGSCCERKIRKGAMDAIEEYLQETGGTFPQPVKEIVATVAKTGGTPLVVVEGKEVLGVIELKDIVKGGIRERFARLRKMGIKTIMITGDNPLTAAAIAAEAGVDDFMAQVTPEQKLKRIRQEQAQGHLVAMAGDGTNDAPALAQADVGVAMNTGTQAAREAGNMVDLDSNPTKLIEIVEIGKQLLITRGALTTFSIANDVAKYFAIIPAMLISTFPEISPLNIMHLRTPESAILSAVIFNALIIVSLIPIALKGVKLKTISSEALLIKNILIYGLGGIIAPFIGIKIIDELLFFLHLA
- a CDS encoding organic solvent tolerance protein codes for the protein MSDTPLDRMLFQNTPFAAGCAKKAGIVLVLLYAFITFSLQLFAQEETTEEEQKVPPGQIPVEITAEETHFVGNIAVARGNAVAHYGETDIYADQISYDSLKREVIADGNARVYTEKRVFRASHIVYNLDTKAITAQNWSLFDTPLLSSGQTLTTPEEDHYHVENGMFTVENREHPYLQTKAKTIDIYANDKIVMKNVTVYMGKIPVLWLPIISQPLNSEESTYNIIPGERSYWGWFVTFTYNYKFSEKAAATFQLDYRSLRGPGVGAILKFIPSEGGTGFLRTYYANDLDYQLNPTSLPRFDVGPNRGMFNLAMKMPLTQEFTLSTDINYWTDPYIMEDFLWNTYMYNRQPDNMAWLNYYNPNFSADLLVRDNLMPFFNSINRLPELSIMTNRTRIFNTPIAYQSRYSVVNFEEQFSNLNFTPGNIFGLFYPWQPLNRFVFPLARTQTLSPQQLLSLPAPYYLSNYGGYRWDTYQELSYPKEYFHWLSVTPRIGFEGTYWSDQNVLSMVPTASRLDFSRALFVAGLESSFKLSKVWEDVELSALGIHGIRHVIQPFMNFQYIPNPYDNPYQVLGFDNFMPTITPPVINLMNYPSIDSLFGMTYLRTGIRQRIQTKRDGSTYNLADFTVFVDANWDRKYNQLLIPMSDTVDEVYGVVDFNPVPWINLHSDIALPTCDLGYTNWTTAITYQFHRANDLTFGYSYLDNVQVPVSFLPIPLTGTFPALVNGVPNLNGSILTAYSQAFIGLQNTVFVSDFWRINKDWQVMGMITYQGTGSYIPFENFTIYRDLQDWVFSFNFQNIMFPGSPSMQMYYIAFTLKAFPSLKVDYGWGNGM
- a CDS encoding pyridoxamine 5'-phosphate oxidase family protein — protein: MGKSYKEITPELKDFILGQKIFFVATATSSSRINISPKGLDTLRILSPQKLLWLNLTGSGNETAAHLQVDGRITLMFCSFEGAPLILRLYGKGKAIHPWEKRWEELIGRFPSLPGSRQIIEMSVDLVSTSCGFGVPLFQFMGNREELIRWSNKKGEKGIRKYWLEKNAKSIDGLPTEFSQPPESLTCHFPNHSQP
- a CDS encoding c-type cytochrome, with the translated sequence MQLGWLEITLFSIVLTIVVSALFVRGKNWLDPGFWAVFALVGSLVMFSVLWLLTFDSLKKMSFGSKRVPSPTVINHRVGYSYDPDRKMFVPTIGEEELFFGKKWSEKEAFQLITKGKLAIQSRNCMDCHTLLGNGAYFAPDLTKSWLDPKWDTMIKPMVGAETKEEAISKWLQNPEYYATWQRRMPNLKIDDQEARAIVGYLKFMSAIDTNGFPDHFGQSALAY
- a CDS encoding nucleoside deaminase, whose amino-acid sequence is MATLDASIPEDNEKHNYWLRLALKLAQYGSEQGEGGPFGAVVVLQEEAIGLAHNEVLSRLDPTAHAEILAIQRAAKKISHFDLEGSIIYTSCEPCPMCLSAIYWAGISKVYYACGKEDVQGIGFRDAFLYEELGKPVCQRKIQAIQLLREEGIAILQNWEKSPLKILY
- the kdpC gene encoding K(+)-transporting ATPase subunit C, which translates into the protein MKIFSLLILSLKITFLLTLLLGGLYPLAVFIVGKIFFPYQSEGSLIKDATGNVIGSALIGQKFDSPWYFHSRPSASDYDGLSSGGSNLAPSSLALIDTLRERTLRYRKENALSPTTPVPSDAVCASASGLDPHISFENGLLQVPRVAHERKADPKSIEELLRKHTEAPTWGILGERVVNVLLLNLELDKRYPKKIGY
- the kdpF gene encoding K(+)-transporting ATPase subunit F; its protein translation is MLVFLLCLSICLLIYLLAVILWPEKF